Genomic segment of Rubrivirga sp. SAORIC476:
CGCCGGGATGAGCGGCCCTGGCTTCATCCAGGACCCCTCGCCCTGTCAGTTCGACGATGCCAGCTCTGCCGTCCGCAGGAGGTGGTACGGGTTGACCGGCGTGCCGCGCCCGTCGCCGCGCTTGTCGAGCACCTGGAAGTGGAGGTGCGGCCCCTGCGCGTTGCCCGTCGAGCCGACGGTGCCGAGCACCTGCCCGCGCCGCACGCGCGTCCCGACCGCGATGCCGTCGGCGTAGGCGTCGAGGTGGGCGTAGTAGAAGTCGGTCTGGCCGTCGGCCGAGGTCAGGTAGAGGGTGTTGCCGCCGAGCCCGTTCCAGTGCTTGCGCGAGATCGTGCCGTCGACGACGGCGACCAGGGGGGTGCCGCGGGGGGCGGCGATGTCGATGGCGTTGTGCGTCCGCCCACCGGAGCGCGCGGCCGTGAACGAGTCGCGCAGGTCCCCACCATCGATCCCGACGACGGGGATCACCATGCCGGATGCAGTCGCGGGGCGGCGCTCGGCGACGGGCGCCGTCTCTTCCGGGGCCCGTGCCGGACGTGCCGCCGGGCGCTCGTCCGCGCGGGCGGGGCGCTCGGCGACCGGCGGGGACCCGCCGCGTGGAGCCCCCCAGCCGTTCAGGCGTCCGCTGCCGGATCCGGCGCAGGCGGAGAGGAGGAGGCCGGCGACGAGGAGCGAGGCGGTCGAAGCAAAGGAGCGCATGGCGAGCGTGGTAGGCAGTCGCAAGTATCGACCGTCTGGCCGCGCCGATAAGCGCCGCCGTCACACCATCTGTGGGGTGGCCCCACTTCGGCTGAGAGAAGAGGGATGGCAGCGGGTGGACAATAGGCCGTTGGGGAGTTCATCTGCGCTTGAAAACACGACACGCTCGATCCCATACCACCTATCGACGGACGAAACAACACCGTCGCTTCCACTCTTCTCTTTGCTCAACGATTGATATGAATACGCTCCTCTCGACTTCCAGCCTTCGCAACAC
This window contains:
- a CDS encoding M23 family metallopeptidase — protein: MRSFASTASLLVAGLLLSACAGSGSGRLNGWGAPRGGSPPVAERPARADERPAARPARAPEETAPVAERRPATASGMVIPVVGIDGGDLRDSFTAARSGGRTHNAIDIAAPRGTPLVAVVDGTISRKHWNGLGGNTLYLTSADGQTDFYYAHLDAYADGIAVGTRVRRGQVLGTVGSTGNAQGPHLHFQVLDKRGDGRGTPVNPYHLLRTAELASSN